Within the Streptomyces vilmorinianum genome, the region ACCATGTCGCGGGCAAGGAGGAGCTGCTGCGGCGGGCCGTCAGCCGGGCCCTCGACAAGCTCTTCGCGATCCTCGACGAGCCGGGCGCGGGGCGCGGCCGGGCCATCGAGCGGGTCGAGTACGTGACCCGGCGCACCGTCGAGGTGCTGACGGCGGAGCTGCCGTACGTGACGCTGCTGCTGCGGGTCCGGGGGAACACGGACACCGAGCGATGGGCGCTGGAACGCCGCCGGGAGTTCGACCAGAAGGTGGCCGAGCTGCTGAAGGCGGCCGTGGCCGACGGGGACCTGCGGGCCGATGTGGACATCAAGCTGGCCACCCGGCTGCTCTTCGGCATGATCAACTCGTTGGTGGAGTGGTACCGGCCGCACCCCGGTGCCGACGCCGAGCGTGAGCAGGTCGCCGACACCGTCGTCCACCTCGCCTTCGACGGGCTGCGCACCGCCCGCTGACGGGC harbors:
- a CDS encoding TetR/AcrR family transcriptional regulator produces the protein MTTAKRDTYTPETLLSVAVRVFNERGYDGTSMEHLSKAAGISKSSIYHHVAGKEELLRRAVSRALDKLFAILDEPGAGRGRAIERVEYVTRRTVEVLTAELPYVTLLLRVRGNTDTERWALERRREFDQKVAELLKAAVADGDLRADVDIKLATRLLFGMINSLVEWYRPHPGADAEREQVADTVVHLAFDGLRTAR